The nucleotide sequence TGCCTATGCCGAGAGAGCAGCATAAACCGGGAGACCCGCAAAGGCCGCCAGCGCCTTGCGCCCCCATGGCACTGCCTGAGCAGACTAGGCGCCGGCGCCACCACAAACCCAGCCTTCAAAGAGAATGCCAGTCTATATAACGTTGGCTTCAGCCGCGGCGTGCCTGGCGCGGCGCTTGCCTTCGTCCACTTCGAGTCCTTTTCACAACATCCAGCAAGCGGCGTGACAGGCGCAGCCGTCGGCTGCAAGCAGTTGTTAGCCAGTTTCGTCGAGCGCTAGCTCAAGGCGGAGGCGACAGCCTTTGGGTTCTTTGCCGCCACTTTGAGTAACGCCATGGCGGGGCCGTCCGGTGTACGCCGGCCCTGTTCCCAATTGCGTAGAGTTGCGACACTTACGCCGATCATCATAGCAAACTCAACCTGCGACTTACCCAGAGTCAACCGAACATCCTTGATGTCTGCAGGCTTGAAGGCAATGATGCGAGACGGCTTTGATTCACCCCGACGGATTTTACCAGCCTGCTTGACGCTTTCGACGAGATCGTCGAAGTCCCGCTGCTTCATTTGAATTCCTCTCTGACCAAACGACTCAGAATTCGGAGCTGTTCTGGTGTCAGGTCTTCCTGTTCGTTCTTTGCATACGCCAAAAGCATGTAGAATGCTGTTTGCTCTTTGTCCCAGAAGTAGATGATCCGTAGGCCACCGCTCCTACCACGACCGGATCCACCCCAACGAATCTTGCGAAGCCCGCCAGATCCCTGAATGAGGGCGCCTTGCTCTGGCCGAAGTATCAGAGCCATCTGCAAGGTCCGGTAATCCTCATCAGGGACAAGGGCTTTGACCAGCCGGGTGAAGATCGGCGTTTCTACGAATCGCATGGCTCATAGTACGTCATTGGCGTAGCAATGTCAATGGAAATCTTGTGACCGATGCAGGTTATCCGGTCTGGCTAACGGTGGCTTCAGCCGCGACGCGCCTGGCGCGGCGCTTGCCTTCTCCTACCGACGTTTCTTATCCCGTCCGACTGCAAGCGCCGTGACAGGCGCAAAGTCGGCTGCAAGCAGTGTTAGGCAACAAGATCGATCAAGCATAATTCTAAAGCTCATTCATTTCACCAATCACTTCCGCCGACTAGCGATGACCTTGTCATAGCAGACTTCAGGTTCTCGATCAGTAGCCTCAATTCTTTATCGCTTCTCTCTAGAACCTTTTTATATCCTATCATTCCGCGACCATCTTCCATTGGCTTTTCACTTGCTGGGAAAGATGCAACTGAATTTCGAAATAGTGGAAAATGCATTACGAAATCAGAAAAGGTATACCGGTATCGGCCCTCCTTGATTTCGATCGTCAGTGTGTGGTAAATATCCAGATCATTCGTGTTCCAATAGTTCTTTGTAAATCCCTTTGCAATAATGATCCCCTTTTCTGGATCATCTAGTTGGATTACATCATTCGCACTGCGGTAGGCGTTAGCAATCCAAGACTTGGCTCTTGCATAAAGCTCATTTTGGCTCAGAGTATCAATCTCAATAACTTCTTGGTAGCAAAACATTCCCTTCCCATCGGCACTTGTTCTAGTGCTATCCCTAGGGATTTCGGCCAAGCACGACCCAGCATAGAACAGCACGCAAGTTACGATCGTCGTGATTGTCCTCATTTGAGCCTCAAGGTTTGTCATTTAGAATTGTCTCCAGCTAGTTTGCCTAACGTTGGCTTCAGCCGCGGCGCGCCTGGCGCGGCGCTTGCCTTCGTCCACTTCGAGTCCTTTTCGCAACATCAGCAAGCGGCGTGACAGGCGATGCCGTCGGCTGCAAGCAGAGTTAGCAAGCCATTAGCTATTCATTGACTAATCCAAGACCCTCAGCAGCACGAACAAGCGCTTTATCATAAGTCCAGAGCCGACATCCTGTCAATTGAGCTGAAGCAAGGAGATTGATATCGATCCATCCCAGCCCCAACCCAAAAAGCTTTCTTGATTCCATGAACTGGATCGTCTCATCGTATTCAGTAATACGTGCCTGCGGTAATGTAGAAAGGAGACCCAGGATCTCTAGGCGATTGCTGAGGTTACCACATGCAAGCTCAGCAAAAACGAGAGGGTGATGGAGAACCAACCCCGCGTTGAGCAACTGCACAAGTTGATCATTCACTCTACGAAGGTGATCAATCCAAACAGATGTATCGACCAGCGTCATTGAATGGCTTCGGAGCGTCGGCGCGGAATGATCTGAAGATTCTTCTCAGATCCACCAAGCAAGGCAAGTCGACGGGCGCTCTCAAGCGCGATGAGCGCTTCAAGACCCAACCTGATGAGCGAAGTCTTTTCGGAAATGCCGGTGAGCTTCGAGGCCTGGCTTAGAAGCTGGTCGTCGATATTCAGTGTAGTTCTCATGTGCCTCAGTATGCTAATTCAATGCAGATCTTTCAAGCGGAATCATCGTCTTGCCAACTGGACTTCGGCGGACACCGCCCGTAAAAAGGAGAAGGGCCGGCAGGCGCCGGCCCAACTAAGCCAAGTCAGCGAGCGACGCTCGCCGGGGAGAGAGCGGATGATGGTCAGAAGATCATGATGAACAGCACCAGCAGAAGCAGGAAGAGCGGACTGGAAAACAACATGTCCGTGGGCAGGCCCAGGAACTTCCGTCGATTCAAGGCGCGCATCAACTTGCGATCCGCAGTCATGGCGTACTCCATTGTGTTCAGGCTTCAGGGCATGCGCCGGTTGGGGGCCGCGCTCGGGAAGGGTTTGAGCAAGCTGCGGGCCAATCCGTCCGGACTCCCTGACAATTGTGTGAACTCCTTGCCCCTCACACGCAAAAACTGAGTGCCGCCGCCCCCATAAGTTCTGCATTATGAAGCTGCCTGCATGATTTCCGCCGGAGCTGTTCAATTCCCGACAGTGTTCTACCGGGCGGGAACCTTGTCCATCGTCACAAGGGCTTGGCGAGAAGAGGCCGGCGGGGAGGTCAACCCGTGCGGCGGCGTCTCAGGTGGCGGGCCACATGGCGGGGCCATTGGTCGCGCGACCAGGCCTCGGCCTGGCCGAAGGCGGGAAAGGCCTTCTCGCGCCGGCGAAACTCGGCGTGGTGATGGACCAGGCGGGATCCCTCCACCTTGGGCGCCAGCACGGCATGCAGCAGCTCATGGAAGATGAGGTTGTCCAGGACGTGGTCCGGGACGGCCGGATCGCGCAAGGCCAGGTGCAGTTCGATGCGGCGGGCGCGGCTGTCATAGCGGCCCATCACCCGGCGGCTGGCGCTGTCCACCCAGACAATTCCCGGCAACCCGCCCGGCGGCAACCCCAGGGCGCTCCGCTCCTGGACGGCCGCCAGGCGGGCGGGCAGCGCCGGGTCCTCCAGCAGGCCCCGAGGCCTTCGCCCCCGCGGAGACTCCCAACCGGCCCGCAGGCCAGCCAAGCGGATGCGAAGCGCCTCGGGCGGCGGCTGGCGCCGGGCCCGATGCAGCAGAAGCAGTCCCAGGTCGAGGGCGGCCTGCGGATCCCGCTCCAACAGGTCGGCCGCCACCGTGAAGCGCCAGACCGACGGCTTGTCCCGGCTCAAGCGCAGGCTGCCCAAGGTGCTGCGGTTCCGGCGGCTGCGCACCTCCACCTCGGGCGGCAAGAGGGTGCCCAGGTTGCGGTCCTGTTCCCGCAAGCGAAAGGCTATCTCGCTTGTGCTCAACGCATCCGGCCAATCAAGGGCCAATTGGCCGGCCTGGGCGGCCTGTTGTGCTGTCATGGTCATGCACCGAAATGTAAGTTCATGCCAACCGGCATCCTTCGCCGAGGACAGGCGCTCCAACACGAGGGGTCGCCATCCAGGTTCCATTGGGCGGACCCACTCCGGCAACCCGCCACCAGGCTGTGGGAATGAATGGACAGGCCCGGCCGGAAGCAACATGGAAAGGCGGTGTCCGTCCCATGAGCGTGACGCGCGACGAAGTCATGTCCCTGCTCAAGCAGGTCAACTACCCCGGTCTCAACCGGGATCTGGTCTCCTTCGGCATGGTGCAGGATGTGGAGATCCTGCCCGATGGCGTGGATATCCATCTGGCAGTGGCCAGCAAGGATCCCGCCCTCCCCGGGCGGCTGGATGCCGCCGTCCGCGCCGTGCTGGCACCCGTCCTGCCCGGACGTCTCCAGGTCATCACCCGCCTCACCGGCGCTTCTTCCGGCGGCGAGGGCGGCCACGGCCATGCGCACGGCCAGGGCGCACCCGATCCCAACACCCTGCCCAAACTGCTCAGCCAGGTGCGGCACGTCGTCGCCGTCGCCTCGGGCAAGGGCGGGGTGGGCAAGTCCGCCGTCGCCTCCAACCTGGCGGTGGCCCTGGCGGCGGCAGGCTACCGGACGGGTCTGCTCGACGCCGACATCTACGGCCCCAGCATCCAGCTCATCATGGGCAATCTGGAGCGTCCCTTCGTGCAGGACGACAAGATCATCCCGTTGGAGGCGCACGGGGTCCACATGCTCAGCATCGGCCATCTCATCGAAGAGGACGCGGCCATGATCTGGCGCGGTCCCATGGTCATGCAGGCCCTCACCCAGCTCATGCAGGACGTGAGCTGGCCGGAGCTGGATTTCATGGTGGTCGACATGCCGCCCGGCACGGGCGATGCCCAGCTTACCATGGCGCAGCGCGTCAAGCTGTCGGGGGTCGTGGTCGTCACCACGCCGCAGGAAGTGGCGCTGATCGACGCGCGCAAGGCGGTGACCATGTTCCGCAAGGTGGGCGTGCCCATCCTCGGGCTGGTGGAGAACATGAGCTGGTTCCAGTGCCCGGACACCGGCCGGCGCTTCCACATCTTCGGCCAGGGCGGCGGCGTCCGCGAGGCGGAGCGGCAGCAGGTCCCCCTCCTGGCCGAGTTGCCCATCGACATCCGCATCCGGGAGGGTGGGGATCTGGGCCAGCCCATCGTGCTGACGGATCCGGCCTATGCGGAAATATTCGACCAGATGGTGAAGGAGATCTGCCGGCAGCTGGCGTGATCAGCCCATCCCGGCACGATCCTTGCTCCGCCCGGATTGTCCCTGTCGCTCGGTTGACAGCCGAAGGGGGCCTTCCTACTTTGATGGCGCTTGTCCGCAACCTCGGAGGATCCATGCCGCACGTGTCAAAGTTGTTGGCGACCACCTTGTTGCTCTCGGCCGCCGCCCTGGCCCAGCCATCCAGTGGCCTCTTGTCGGGGTTCACCATCCGCTTCCATGGCGGTCTGGACCACATGTCCGGCCTGGAGGACCTCAACAACCACATCAGCGGCATGAACGAGTACTTCGGCCAGAACGGCACCTGGGTGACTGATGCCCAGGGGGAAAACGTCAACTTCGGCAACTGGGCGCCCTATCTGCGGGTGAAGTCCCTGAAAAACCGTCCGGACATGGGCCTGACGGTGGAGCGCACCTGGATCACGTGGCCCCACAGCCGCTTGATGGCGGGCTTGGAGTACACGGCGGGCGCCACGGCCACGTCCAACCTCTTCCGCTTCTCCATCGGCACAGGTTTCACGCCGTCCATCTTCGCCGAGGAACGCGTGGACGTCAGCAACGTGATGGCCACCTGCCGGTACAGCTTGAAGGACCTCAACCTGCCCCTCCACGCCCATGTCGGGCTGGGGCTGGGCCTGGGCAACATCGAGTCGACGGGGACCTACATCCAGAAGAGCAACTCCTTCTTCGAAACCGATCCGCTCTTCAACAAGGAAGTGGTCCAGCACTCCATCGAAGCCGCCTACGACGGGTCCGCGCTGACGGGCCGCCTCTTCCTCGGCACCGAGGTGGAGCTGGGGCCGGTCAGCCTCTTCCTTGACCTGGGTTACAACCACATGAATTTCGACAAGCTGGACGGCGAGACCACCCAGCTCTTCCGCAGCCCCACCGGCGAGATGGTGGAGCTTCCCCTTGTGGGCGAGCCGGACACGCGCTACGAGTTCGCCCCGCTCATCTCCGCCTCGCTGCAGTACCAGCGGGACAACGCCCTGCGCCAGGCCATCGGCCTGCCGCCCTTCTCGGAGCCCCTGGATCTCAATGATCCGGACCTGCAATGGGGCGCCCCCAAGCCGATCTCCTACAACCTGTCGGGCGGCTATGCCCGCTTCTCGATCGGATACCGTTTCTGATCCCCTTGATCGACGAGCATGCAAGCAGGGGGCCGCGGCCCCCTTTTTATTTGGCCAGGAGTCGGTCGGACGCCGCGCCCGGGATCTTCCATCCATCCCGCGCATCCGCCATCTTCTGCGCGTCGCCAGCCATCAACCCACCGGAAAGGCCCCATGCGCAAGCTCTTCCTCATCGACCTGATGTCGGTCTTCTTCAAATCGCACATGGCCATGGAGCGGCATCATCTGACCACCGGGGACGGCTTGGTGGTGAGCGGCATCAACGGCGTGATGTTGACCCTGGCCCGCCTCATCCGCAGCGAGGCGCCCAGCGCGGTGGTGGTCACCACCGACACGCCGGCGCCCACGTTCCGGCACCAGCTCTATCCCGCCTACAAGGCCAACCGGCCGCCCATGCCGGCCGAGATGGCCGCCCAGCTCCCCGTCCTCTTCGATCTGCTGGAACTGGCCGGCCTGCCCGCCATGCGGCTGGAGGGCTGGGAGGCGGACGATCTGCTGGGCACCTGCGCCCAGGAGGCGCGGCGCCAGGGCTGGGAGGTCTTCGTCCTGACCGCGGACAAGGACCTGATGCAGATCGTGCAGCCGGGCATCTTCCTCTTCACGCCGCAGAAGGGGGGCGAAGTCGACCTGGTGGGCGAGGAGCGCGTGCGCGAGAAGTTCGGGGTCGCACCGGGCCAGGTCGTCGACGTGCTGGCCCTGATGGGTGACAGCTCCGACAACGTGCCCGGGGTGCCCGGCGTCGGCATCAAGACGGCGGCCGACCTGGTGGGACGTTTCGGCGACCTGGACGGCGTCTACGCCAACCTGGCGGAGCTGGGCCAGAAGGCCGTGCGCGCCAAGCTGGAGAACAACCGCGACCTGGCCTACCTCTCGAAACGTCTTGTCACCATCGACTGCCAGGTGCCCTGCGCTTTCGACCCCTTGCGCCTGCCGGCGCCGGCCTGGGGTAGCCAGACCTTCCTCAAGCGGCTGGGGGAACTGGGGCTGCGCATGGCCATGCAGCACTTCGCGGCGCTGGAGGGAGGCGGCGCCCCGTCCTTCCCCCCGGCGCCGGCCGTCGGCGACACCGACGCGTCGCCGTCCCCGACGCGCTTGTATCACACGGTCGCCACCCGCGCCGAGGTCGAGGCCTTCGCCACCCGCCTTCTGGCCGAGACGCGGACGGAGCCCTGCGCCTTCGATCTGGAGACGACGGGCCTGGACGCCCACCAGTGTTCCATCGTCGGTTTCTCCTTCTCCTGGCGGGCCGGGGAGGCGTGGTACCTGCCGGCGCGCCTCAAGGACGGTGCGGGAGAGGGTGCCGGCGGTGGATTGTTCGACACGGCGGAGGCGGCGGACGAGCTGGCCTGGGTGCTGGCGCGGCTCCGTCCCTGGTATGAGGCGGCCGACCACCCCAAGCTGGGCCAGAACGCCAAGTATGACCTCAACGTTCTCGCCCAGCATGGCGTGACGGTGCGCGGCGTGGTCTTCGACACCATGCTGGCCTCTTACGTCCTGCGGCCGGCCGGCCGGCGCCACGATCTGGATTCGCTCTCACTCCAGCATCTGGGCCTGGCCAAGATTCCCACCAGCGATCTGATCGGCAGCGGGGCCAAGCAGATCAGCATGGCCGATGTGCCCCTGGAGAAGATCGCCGAGTACGCCTGCGAGGACGCCGATTGCGTGCGGCAGCTGTGGCCCTTGCTGGAGAAGGAGTTGCGCGAGGCGGGGCTGGACGCGCTCTACCGGCGCATCGATCTGCCCATGCTCGCCGTGCTGGCCCGCATGGAGCAGGCGGGCGTCAAGATCGACCGCGTCCAATTGCAGGATCTGTCGAAGGAGCTGGCCGAGCGCATGGTCGTCCTCGAAGCGGAGATCCACGCCCTGGCCGGCGAGGCCTTCAACCTCAATTCACCGCGCCAGCTGGCGGTCATCCTTTATGAGAAGCTGCGCCTCAAGCCAGGCCGCAAGACGGCCAGCGGCTGGTCCACCGACGTGGACGAACTGGAGCGGCTGGCCGCCGAGGACGCCCTGCCGCGCCTCTTGCTTGAGTATCGCCAGCTGGCCAAGCTGAAGGGGACTTACAGCGACGCCCTGCCGCTGATGGTCAATCCGCGCACGGGACGCGTCCACACCAACTTCAACCAGACCATTGCCGCCACGGGCCGCTTGAGCAGCACCGATCCCAACCTGCAGAACATTCCCATTCGGACCGATTGGGGTCGCCGCATCCGCCGGGCCTTCGTGGCGGATGGCCCGGGCCAGATCCTGATCGACGTCGACTACAGCCAGATCGAACTCCGGCTGCTGGCCCACATCAGCGGGGATGCCGAGCTGATCGGCGCCTTCCGCGACGGGGCGGACATCCACGCCCGCACGGCGGCGGGCATCTTCCACGTGGCCGAGTCCGCCGTGGACGCCGACATGCGGCGGCAGGCGAAGGTGGTCAACTTCGGGGTGATCTACGGGATGGGGGCCTTCGCCCTGGCCGGCAACCTGGGCATCTCGCAAGGCGAGGCCAAACGCTTCATCGAGGACTACTTCACCCTCTACCGCGGCGTGAAGGACTGGTCCAGCCGCTTGATCGAGGAGGCCCGCGAGCGGGGATACGTCGAGAACATCTTCGGCCGCCGCCGCTACCTGCCCGACTTGAAGAGCGCCAACCGCCAACTGCGCGAGGGCACGGAGCGGATCGCCGTCAACACGCCCATCCAGGGCAGCGCCGCCGATTTGATCAAGCTGGCCATGCTGAACATCGATGCCCGCCTGGGCGGCGACCTGCGCGGCCTGCGCATGATTTCGCAGGTCCACGACGAGCTGCTCTTCGAGGCCCCGCGCGAGGAGGCGCCGCGCTTCATGGCGGAGATCCGCCGCGAGATGGAGTCGGTTGTACCCCTGCAGGTCCCCCTCGTGGCGGAGCCGGCCATGGGTGCATGCTGGCTGGAGGCGAAGTAGGGCAACCGTCGGGGGCCGGACCGTCCTTGGAGTGAAAAAGCCCGCCGACCCAGGCCGACGGGCCTCCGCCCATGTCCCACGCGTTGCTGAGCGGATCTATTGTCGGAATCTCAGAGCGTCCGGTCCCGTGGAGGGTCCCCCAGGGG is from bacterium and encodes:
- the nadS gene encoding NadS family protein; protein product: MKQRDFDDLVESVKQAGKIRRGESKPSRIIAFKPADIKDVRLTLGKSQVEFAMMIGVSVATLRNWEQGRRTPDGPAMALLKVAAKNPKAVASALS
- a CDS encoding type II toxin-antitoxin system RelE/ParE family toxin, producing MRFVETPIFTRLVKALVPDEDYRTLQMALILRPEQGALIQGSGGLRKIRWGGSGRGRSGGLRIIYFWDKEQTAFYMLLAYAKNEQEDLTPEQLRILSRLVREEFK
- a CDS encoding DUF4468 domain-containing protein: MFCYQEVIEIDTLSQNELYARAKSWIANAYRSANDVIQLDDPEKGIIIAKGFTKNYWNTNDLDIYHTLTIEIKEGRYRYTFSDFVMHFPLFRNSVASFPASEKPMEDGRGMIGYKKVLERSDKELRLLIENLKSAMTRSSLVGGSDW
- a CDS encoding type II toxin-antitoxin system VapC family toxin, whose product is MTLVDTSVWIDHLRRVNDQLVQLLNAGLVLHHPLVFAELACGNLSNRLEILGLLSTLPQARITEYDETIQFMESRKLFGLGLGWIDINLLASAQLTGCRLWTYDKALVRAAEGLGLVNE
- a CDS encoding type II toxin-antitoxin system VapB family antitoxin is translated as MRTTLNIDDQLLSQASKLTGISEKTSLIRLGLEALIALESARRLALLGGSEKNLQIIPRRRSEAIQ
- a CDS encoding Mrp/NBP35 family ATP-binding protein; translation: MSVTRDEVMSLLKQVNYPGLNRDLVSFGMVQDVEILPDGVDIHLAVASKDPALPGRLDAAVRAVLAPVLPGRLQVITRLTGASSGGEGGHGHAHGQGAPDPNTLPKLLSQVRHVVAVASGKGGVGKSAVASNLAVALAAAGYRTGLLDADIYGPSIQLIMGNLERPFVQDDKIIPLEAHGVHMLSIGHLIEEDAAMIWRGPMVMQALTQLMQDVSWPELDFMVVDMPPGTGDAQLTMAQRVKLSGVVVVTTPQEVALIDARKAVTMFRKVGVPILGLVENMSWFQCPDTGRRFHIFGQGGGVREAERQQVPLLAELPIDIRIREGGDLGQPIVLTDPAYAEIFDQMVKEICRQLA
- the polA gene encoding DNA polymerase I, with protein sequence MRKLFLIDLMSVFFKSHMAMERHHLTTGDGLVVSGINGVMLTLARLIRSEAPSAVVVTTDTPAPTFRHQLYPAYKANRPPMPAEMAAQLPVLFDLLELAGLPAMRLEGWEADDLLGTCAQEARRQGWEVFVLTADKDLMQIVQPGIFLFTPQKGGEVDLVGEERVREKFGVAPGQVVDVLALMGDSSDNVPGVPGVGIKTAADLVGRFGDLDGVYANLAELGQKAVRAKLENNRDLAYLSKRLVTIDCQVPCAFDPLRLPAPAWGSQTFLKRLGELGLRMAMQHFAALEGGGAPSFPPAPAVGDTDASPSPTRLYHTVATRAEVEAFATRLLAETRTEPCAFDLETTGLDAHQCSIVGFSFSWRAGEAWYLPARLKDGAGEGAGGGLFDTAEAADELAWVLARLRPWYEAADHPKLGQNAKYDLNVLAQHGVTVRGVVFDTMLASYVLRPAGRRHDLDSLSLQHLGLAKIPTSDLIGSGAKQISMADVPLEKIAEYACEDADCVRQLWPLLEKELREAGLDALYRRIDLPMLAVLARMEQAGVKIDRVQLQDLSKELAERMVVLEAEIHALAGEAFNLNSPRQLAVILYEKLRLKPGRKTASGWSTDVDELERLAAEDALPRLLLEYRQLAKLKGTYSDALPLMVNPRTGRVHTNFNQTIAATGRLSSTDPNLQNIPIRTDWGRRIRRAFVADGPGQILIDVDYSQIELRLLAHISGDAELIGAFRDGADIHARTAAGIFHVAESAVDADMRRQAKVVNFGVIYGMGAFALAGNLGISQGEAKRFIEDYFTLYRGVKDWSSRLIEEARERGYVENIFGRRRYLPDLKSANRQLREGTERIAVNTPIQGSAADLIKLAMLNIDARLGGDLRGLRMISQVHDELLFEAPREEAPRFMAEIRREMESVVPLQVPLVAEPAMGACWLEAK